From the Marispirochaeta aestuarii genome, the window TATAATGACTTCTTCATAACGGCCTCGATGATTAGACTTAGCTGCTATAGTACTTGGTCGAGTTACAGTCTCGATACTAAAAAATGAACTATAGAGGTCGACAACTTGAGGATGATTCGCATTTGTGGCAACAACAACTGCCCCTCGCTTAGCAGCACTAATCAGTGCTATTGAGAGTCGAACTTGATCCTCCCAGGAAAAAAGCACCTCGTTATATTTTAAAAAGCCATTATTATTGTGACTGACAGTATACGGAGGATCAGCAAAGATGAAGTCCCCCTTCCCTGCTTTATGGATAGGCTCTTCAAAATCGCAAACTTTTAGTTCAGCATTAGCTAAGAGTTCTGCCCACAAGACAAAATCATCACTAGGAAGAACCACCGCAGTCTTAGTTCCCATCGGAACATTGAACCTACCCTGACGGTTAACTCGATAGATTCCATTAAAGCAGGTTCGATTCAGATAAAGCATGCGAACAGCTTTATCCATTTTTGCTCCTGGGCTCTGCCCTCGATACTGATAATAGAAAAGTCTAGAGTGTTGGCTATGTAAAACCTCAAGGCGCTTTTGTAGTTCATGGGGATGTTGGCGTATCTGAAAATATAGATTAATCAGCTCTTCATTCGTATCACTAAGTAAAGCCCTCTTCGGTTCAACCGCCGCGAATGCTGCTCCCCCCCCAAGAAAGGGCTCGATATATTTTCCAGAGAAACGGTATCTGAAAAACTCAGGATGGGATTGAATTAGCCAACGTTTACCACCGGCCCATTTAAGAAAAGGTTGTAATTGTTTTTTTTGTGAAGAGACAATCTTATTCAAACACTGATCCTCATTATCTCGGCTCTGTTTCTTTAACTGGACTCATCTTATAGCGCTTATCATTAATCCTCGCAGAGGTAAATGAGTATTCTATTTTCATCTGAACAATTGGATCAGAGAGCATGTTATCACTATTCACTTCGACTATGAGAAAAGCCCCATCTTTCTTATGAATAGAGAAGTCAGAATAATAACTTCTTAGATCATGCCTCTCAGGAACTATATAGCTTATCTTGAAATTAGATTGTCTAATAATCAGCATCCTGGTATACCTCACTTTTTCAACATCAGCGTGGCTAAAGTGATGTTTTGAAGTATTAGTCCAGCACTGGCTATGAGTCGAAGCATTATTACTCCATATGACAACTTTACTTTTTTGCTGCTGAATATTCTGGTTCACATTTTTCTTCCCTACCCCTATCTTTCCATGTACAATAAAAAGCCAGAGCTCGGAGTGGTAAGACATTCTAAGTTTTGTCTGATACTTACTACAGACCTTGAATCCAGAATCAGTTTTCACCTAATTTAAACCATTATAATATGTACTCATAATCAGATTACCACATATTTGGAGTAAATGTAATTAACTTTTTAACCTCTAAAAAAGACTATCATTCTTCACACCCATCCAAGAATCTCCTCCAAGACCTGCCAGCAATACATTCCCTTGGACTCGTTTGCCATAACCATCTTTTAAATTATATTAAAAACGCTATGGTCACATTCATGAAAAATTGGTATTACCAAATCTTCAGCTTAATAGCCTTATATCTACAGTAATCATAACCAAAAATGTTAATGATTTGACCAAGATTTTCAGGAACTGCCGGGTTAGTATTCGTCATATTTCACTTTATAATATTAACTCATGGCATTACAGGTACCTTCTGGGAACACCAAAAAAACTTGGGAACTTAACTGAGGCTAAAGGGCTTCCGGCGCTTGTTCTCGGTGCCCGCTCTCGCGGTCACCTGCCACAAGCTTGGGCTTGCAAACCGCTTCGCGGTTCGCTGGGCCCAGCACTCCAAACCACACTTCATCAAAAAGAATAGGGCTTTTTATCGGGCTTCCGGCGATTATTCGCTGCGCTCCTTGTCCAATGCCTTCTGCATGAGCACTGCGCCCAGGATCAGTATGCCTTTGATCAGGTCATTTACAAAGGCCGGGACACTGAAGGCGGAGAGGATCGCGTCGATGGCATAGAGAATCACGGCGCCGAAGAAGCTGCCCTGAATATGGCCCCTGCCGCCGGACATGGCGATTCCCCCGATGGCCACGGCGGCGATTACATCCAGCTCGAACATCTTTCCGGCGGTGGATACATCCACGGATCCGAAGCGGGTTATGTAGAGGAACCCGGCAATACCGGTAAGGACTCCCGTCAGGGTGAATATGGCGACTTTTACCAACCGTACATTGATTCCCGTCAGCCGGGCGGCCCGCTCATTGGATCCCACGGCATATACGTACCGTCCGAATTTCGTCTTGGTCATCAGGAACCAGACAGCTATACTTACCAGGATAAACAATATGACCAGATACGGTACCGGCCCGAGTTTTCCGTAACCGATGGGACGGAGCAGCTTGAAGTAGGCATCGTTATCCACTATCAGCGGTCCTCCGTGGCCGAACTGGATCGTAATGGACCGGTATCCCACAAGGGTGGCCAGGGTTACGATAAAAGCGGCGACCCTCGCGACACCTATAAAAAATCCGTTGAAAAGGCCAAGAACAAATCCCATGAAAACGGCAGCAATCAGGGAAAGAAAAATACTGGTGGTGGAATTAAAAACGACAACCCCGATGGATGCCGACAGGGCAAGCATCGACCCGACGGAGAGGTCAATATTACCGGAAAGGATCACCATGGACATCCCCAGAGCGATTATTCCGATAAAGACCGAGGACTTCAGAAGGTTCATCAGGCTTGCCACCGTCAGAAACTGGTCACTGGCGATACGTCCGATTATAAGCAGCAGAATAAGGGACAATATGTAGTTGTGATCGATCAGGAGTTTTTTGAAAAAGGCGATCAGTTTTTCCTTTACCCCTGCACTCTCAGTCGCCTGAATAATTCCGGTTCCTCCGGTTGTGCCGTCTTTCTTACTGTTCATAGCTCAGCTTACCTTCTTGTTTGATCCTGTTGCGTAATACATGATGTCAATCTCGTTTATCTCGTCCCGGGAGAACTCTTTATTGACTTCACCCTTGTACATGACCAGGCAGCGGTCGGCGATGCGGTGTATTTCGGGATACTCGGAGCTGAAAACGATCACGCTCTTGCCATCCTCCGCCAGTCGTGTAATGAGCTGGTATATCTCGAACTTGGCCCCCACATCGATTCCCTGGGTGGGGTTGTCCAGGATATAGACCTCCGAATCCAGGCCGAACCAGCGGGAGAATACAACCTTCTGCTGGTTTCCTCCGCTCAAGGAGGTTATGGGATGATCGGGGTCCGCGGCCTTGATATTGGTAATGCGCCTGTTCTCTTCAAAACGCCTGCGCTCTTCCCGGTCGCTGATGCAGAAACCTTTCTTTTTACTGGTAAAATAGGCCATGGAAAGATTGTCTTTTATTGAAAGGTCCTTCAGTATTGAGCGTTCCTTCCGGTTGCGGGGCACCATGGAGACACCTGATTTGATGACCTTCAATATGGGGGCGGACTGGATTTCCTTTCCCTTCAATCTGATCGTTCCGGAGCTCACCTTCCGTGCACCGAAGAGGCACTCGCTCAGTTCTCCCCGGCCGTCACCGAAGAGACCGGTTATGGCCAGGATCTCTCCTTTTTTCAGGGAAAAATTCACATTGCGGAAGTGATCATTGCAGCCGAGATCCTCGACCTCCAGGACAACAGTATCCTCCTGAACGGTGTTGGACTTTTCGACAACCTCATGAACCAGGCTGCGTCCAACCAGCATTTCTGTAGCCTGCTGCTCATCAATGTCTGCGATATTCCCGGTAGCGACAAATTTTCCGTCCCGCAGTACTGTATAGCGGTCACAGATTGCAAAGATTTCGGGCATTTTATGGGAGATGTAGATGCAGCTTATACCGTGATCTTTAAGGCCCCGCATTATCTCGAAGAGGTTCTCTATCTCCTCGTTGGTAAGGGCGGTGGTCGGTTCATCCATGATGATCAGCCGGCACTCGAAAAGAAGCGCCCGGGCTATCTCCACAAGCTGCTTGCGGGAGGTATCCAGATCACGCACATAGTCCTGGGGGTTAATGTCCAGTTTCATTGTGTGCAGAATTTTCCGGGACCGTTTTATCATCTCCCGCTTGTTCAGAAGGACTCCGCCGTGCAGGAGTTCGTTATGGAGAAACAGGTTCTCGTACACCTGCAGGTCATTGACCAGGTTCAGCTCCTGGTGAATAAAGCGTATGCCTAAATGAGAGGCCCGTATCGGGGTCAGGTGAGAATGGTCCTCCCCGTCAATCAGAATGCTCCCGGAATCCTGCCGCAGGATTCCTCCCAGCACATTCATCAGGGTTGATTTGCCTGCGCCGTTTTCTCCCAGAAGCCCGTGGATCTCGGAATCCCCCACGGCAAGGGAGACATCCTGAACCGCCTTGACGGCATCGAAACTCTTGTAAATCTTCTTCATCTCCAGATGCATGGAACGTCCCTTAATCGCAAAGCAGAATTGTAGGGCCGGCAGACTGCCTGCCGGCCTTTATTCAGATTTTTTTATTAATAGAATGAATAGCGAAGGCTGTATACAGGTCCCTTCATGAATTCCTTGTAATTACTGTTGTCCACCATTTCTGTGGGAACAAGGTGCATGCCGGAAACGTCCTTCCCTTCCAGAACATCGATTCCCAGCTCGATGGCGTCTACGACCATGGCAGGAGAGAAGGAGAAGGTTACAATGTCGATCCCCTGGGCTTTGTAGTGATCATATACCGCCAGCAGTTCCCGGGGGGCACTTACGGCAGATACCAGTTTGATGTTGAGATCGGCATTTCCGTCGTAGCCTTCCAGGGCTGCAAGAAGACCAAAGGCCACATCCGCATCATGGTTGAATATAGCCTGGATGCTCTCTACCTCTTCCCGGGTACTGGAATTCAGGAAGGTTTCAAGCTGCGTCTGAGCGGTGTCCTTGCTCCAGTTGGTTACGTAATCGTTGACCCGGACAAAGTTGGGGTCCGCGGTCTTCCAGAATCCATCAGAACGCTGCTTGGGAACACTGGAGTTGTCTCCCTTGAATTCCAGGATATTGACCTTGCCCTGTGCAAGCTCATCCTTGAAGTACTCGTTGAAGTAGCGGCCGGAATCCTCACCGATGGTAAAATTGTCTCCCATGAGTTCGGCGGTCTCATCAAAATCGCTGATCAGCCGGTCGTAAATAATGAGGGGAATACCTTCATCAACAATCGTCTGGGCAGCTGCCTTGAGCTCATCACCGTTATGGGGCCACAGTACGACTACGTCAACGCCCTGGGCGACAACGGTATCGATCTGGTTGGCCTGCTCTACAACGTCATCGGAAACCAGGAAAATATGATTGAAACCCTTGGCTTCGGCCAGTTCTTTGGTGGCATGTTCGGCATGCTTGATGCTCTCTCCCAGGAATCCGTGGTCGGCACTGGGCATTATTACCGCCAGGGTTTTTGCCCCGTCGTCCTTCTGTCCCCCGGCATAGATTACCGAGATGCCGGCCATGGCGAAAACCAACATGAACACAATCAGCTTCTTCACTCTTTGCTCCTTTTAGAATTCCCATGGAATTCTTATTGTATTTTTTCAGCCCCTCTCAGGCTGTAAGATCCCGTATTTCAACAAGCGGCAGCTTCTTTGCAGACGGCACGGTTAATGCAGTCTGGCCCGGGTAGCTGTAGCCGGTTCCGGAGGCAAGGGGCCAGATCATCGGCCTTATAAAAGAGAGGCAGGCAGAAAAACCCTGCTCTATGGCGCCGTCGTTTTCCGTGCCCTTTGAGTTCAGTCCCTCGTTCTCTATGGAGAAGACCCCTTCAAAATTATTCTGCATCAGGTAGTCTATAAAGCTTCGCCAGTCCATGGAGTCAGAGCCGCCGAAACCAGGGACCATGGGTTCATAGGAAAAGCGGTCCCACTCGTTCAGAGGAAGCGGAACTCCGGCGGCGTCTGCCAATTCCTTTGCAACCAGCTGCTTTCCGAAAACGTTGCCCCAGTGAATGGACGCAGCATCCTTTTTCATACGAGTCGCTTTCAGATGCACCGATTTTATTCTCCCCATATCGCTGTGCCTGAGCACATCCACGGGGTCCACGAACTGCCAGACATCGTGGCTGGGATCGTAGGTCTCGCCGTGGGCCCTGGACGGGATAAGCTCGTACATCAGCTTTCTTGCCGCCAGGGTGGAAGGCAGGTTGTTCATGGTGCTCGTGAATCCTGCGGAGCACCAGCCTTCCATGGGGCAGTTTTCGTAGACCACTGTTACCCCCAGGTCTTCGGCATAGCTGATAACAGGGGCAAAAATGCGCCGGTACTCCCGCAGGTTCTTCTCGAAGGACCCCTCCTCGAGGTCCCATTCGTGGTTGTATCCGACGAAGGTCCCGACGGTAATTCCGTTTTCGTCTCCCCCCAGAAGGGCAGCCATCCTGATCAGCTTGAGCAGGTGGTTCTGGTTTTTTATCCTCTCCGCTTCATCTCCGCCGATCAGGTTTTCGAAGGCCCCGATGGAGAAGCGGAGTCCCTTTTCGTTAAAGGAGTCTACAATCTGTTTCGCCCTCCCGGAATCGAAATTCTCGTAATCCAGGTGGGTTGCCACGTGGTCGACCCTGGTTCCGTCCCGCCGGAAAACACAGAGTTCCAGCCCCTGGACTCCGATTCTCACAGCCCTCTGCATAAGCTCTTCCAGAGACAGCTTGGGATACGCGGAGCTCATGATCCATACCGGATTGTTCATACACCCACCTCCATCCATTCACCTGTTTCGGCGCTCTTGATTATCGCTTCGCACAGGAGCATCTCGGCGAGTCCGTCCTGCAGGGTGGGATAATCAGACGCTCCGCCTTCCACACTGCGTCCCAGCACATCAGAATAAAAATCCCGGAGAATAAACTTCAGGGTGTCCCCGTAGCCCTCCTGGTGCCCTCCGGGGTAGGCTGACATTGAAGCTGCCCTGGAATGTAGAAGACCCGGGTCCTTCATCAGTATCTCGTTAGCCTGGTCCCGGTGACCGATTTTTATCCTGTTGGGGGCTTCGGAGTTCCAGGAGTAGGATACGTCCCGCCCCATCTGCCGGTATTCCATAAAGTTTTTGTAGCCTGCGCTTACCTGGCTCACCGTCAGGTTGCCCAGAACGCCTCCTTCAAAGGAGAGGAGGATCTGAGCGTGATCCTCTGTGTCCACCGGATAGCTTGTATAGTCCGAGGGCTTCTTTTCCCCTCCCCGATCGAAGGTGTGGTCCCTGCCTCCCGCAGATTTCCTGCGGGTTTCGAACATGCGTCCGAACTGGGCCAGCACTTTCTCTATCTTGAGGCCCGTAACATACTGGGCCAGATCCATCCAGTGGGTGCCGATATCTGCAACCGCCCGGGTTTTTCCGCTGAGCTTCGATTCCATGCGCCAGCTGTAATCGGTCTCGTGGAGCAGCCAGTCCTGCAGATAGGACCCCTGGAGGGCAAAGATCCGCCCGTCAGGGCTCTTCGAGTTTCGGCTTTTTATCTCCTGGATCATCGGGTAGTAACGAAGATTGTAGTTTACCGCGGCCTTCAGGTTCTTTGCTTCCGCAAGCCGGAGCAGATCCCGGGCCTCTGCCGAGGTCATGGCCAGGGGTTTTTCACACAGCACATGCTTGCCGTTTTCGAGGCAGTCTTTGGCCATGGGATAGTGCAGATAGTTCGGGGTACAGATGTGAACCAGATCGACATCCTCCCGGGCAATGACATCCCTGTAATCCCCGGAGTAAAAGGGAACATTCAGCCTGGCCGCAGCTTCTCCGGCAGCCTCTTCAGAACTCCCCGCAATGGCCGTCAGTTCCGCAAGGCCAGGATTTCTTCGTACAGCCTCAGCATGAACCGGACCGATAAAGCCGGTACCAATAACAGCAACCCGTAATCTTTCCATTTAAGTGCATTCCTCGTCGTTATCTTTACCGATTCTACACCTCATTGTCTTATATGTCAACTTTTATGTTTTATTATAGTACTTACTTGTTTGGTTATAGATTGTTGATTTTTTTCAGGGGAAGGAATATGATTCAGACACAGATGAATCATAAAGAGCTGATAACGCCCAACACTACAGCCCAGATATACAATATTATCCGCAGCAACGGCGAAATAAACAGAATGGACATAACGCGGCTCAGCGGGGTCTCAAAGTCCACAATATCACTCCAGATAAACAAGCTTATCAAGCTCGGCCTGATAGAAGAAAAGACTCCCCCCGACAGCAGCCAGCGCAAGTTGAAGCTGCAGATCCGGGGAGACCTCGGGTTCGTAGCAGGGGTGTTCCTGGGCATCACCAAGCTCAGCATCATCATCTTCAACCTGGACCTGAGAATCGAGTGCGAAAAGGTCCACTACTTTGATTCCATAAGCGATCCGGAAGAATGCAACCGACAGATCATTCAGCAGCTGAAAGATCTCTGCAGGGACAATGGAATCGAGCGACTCTGGGGAATCGGCATAGGCTTTCCCTTTCCCGTCAATTTCCGGGACGGAAAGCCCGACTCTCCGCCGAATGTTCCGCTGTGGCACGATTATCCCCTGCGACGCATCTACGAAAAGGAGTTCGGCTGTCCCGTCCTGATCGATAACGACGTAAACGTCATGGCCCTGGGAGAAGGACATAAAGGCTGCACCACCGAAGAATCGGATTTTCTCTTTGTAAAAGTGGGTACGGGAATAGGAGCCGGCCTGATTGTGGACGGCAAGATATACCGGGGGGCCAAGGGCTGCGCCGGAGACATAGGACACATCGAGGTGGACGGCAGTAATGTCCGCTGCCACTGCGGAAACAAGGGCTGCCTCGAGGCGGTGGCCGGAGGAAAAGCCCTGGCAGCCAGAGCCACGGAAATCGCCGCAAAGAACGAGA encodes:
- a CDS encoding DNA adenine methylase, translating into MNKIVSSQKKQLQPFLKWAGGKRWLIQSHPEFFRYRFSGKYIEPFLGGGAAFAAVEPKRALLSDTNEELINLYFQIRQHPHELQKRLEVLHSQHSRLFYYQYRGQSPGAKMDKAVRMLYLNRTCFNGIYRVNRQGRFNVPMGTKTAVVLPSDDFVLWAELLANAELKVCDFEEPIHKAGKGDFIFADPPYTVSHNNNGFLKYNEVLFSWEDQVRLSIALISAAKRGAVVVATNANHPQVVDLYSSFFSIETVTRPSTIAAKSNHRGRYEEVIIHNLALEDKL
- a CDS encoding ABC transporter permease — translated: MNSKKDGTTGGTGIIQATESAGVKEKLIAFFKKLLIDHNYILSLILLLIIGRIASDQFLTVASLMNLLKSSVFIGIIALGMSMVILSGNIDLSVGSMLALSASIGVVVFNSTTSIFLSLIAAVFMGFVLGLFNGFFIGVARVAAFIVTLATLVGYRSITIQFGHGGPLIVDNDAYFKLLRPIGYGKLGPVPYLVILFILVSIAVWFLMTKTKFGRYVYAVGSNERAARLTGINVRLVKVAIFTLTGVLTGIAGFLYITRFGSVDVSTAGKMFELDVIAAVAIGGIAMSGGRGHIQGSFFGAVILYAIDAILSAFSVPAFVNDLIKGILILGAVLMQKALDKERSE
- a CDS encoding sugar ABC transporter ATP-binding protein, with protein sequence MKKIYKSFDAVKAVQDVSLAVGDSEIHGLLGENGAGKSTLMNVLGGILRQDSGSILIDGEDHSHLTPIRASHLGIRFIHQELNLVNDLQVYENLFLHNELLHGGVLLNKREMIKRSRKILHTMKLDINPQDYVRDLDTSRKQLVEIARALLFECRLIIMDEPTTALTNEEIENLFEIMRGLKDHGISCIYISHKMPEIFAICDRYTVLRDGKFVATGNIADIDEQQATEMLVGRSLVHEVVEKSNTVQEDTVVLEVEDLGCNDHFRNVNFSLKKGEILAITGLFGDGRGELSECLFGARKVSSGTIRLKGKEIQSAPILKVIKSGVSMVPRNRKERSILKDLSIKDNLSMAYFTSKKKGFCISDREERRRFEENRRITNIKAADPDHPITSLSGGNQQKVVFSRWFGLDSEVYILDNPTQGIDVGAKFEIYQLITRLAEDGKSVIVFSSEYPEIHRIADRCLVMYKGEVNKEFSRDEINEIDIMYYATGSNKKVS
- a CDS encoding substrate-binding domain-containing protein; the encoded protein is MKKLIVFMLVFAMAGISVIYAGGQKDDGAKTLAVIMPSADHGFLGESIKHAEHATKELAEAKGFNHIFLVSDDVVEQANQIDTVVAQGVDVVVLWPHNGDELKAAAQTIVDEGIPLIIYDRLISDFDETAELMGDNFTIGEDSGRYFNEYFKDELAQGKVNILEFKGDNSSVPKQRSDGFWKTADPNFVRVNDYVTNWSKDTAQTQLETFLNSSTREEVESIQAIFNHDADVAFGLLAALEGYDGNADLNIKLVSAVSAPRELLAVYDHYKAQGIDIVTFSFSPAMVVDAIELGIDVLEGKDVSGMHLVPTEMVDNSNYKEFMKGPVYSLRYSFY
- a CDS encoding sugar phosphate isomerase/epimerase family protein, which codes for MNNPVWIMSSAYPKLSLEELMQRAVRIGVQGLELCVFRRDGTRVDHVATHLDYENFDSGRAKQIVDSFNEKGLRFSIGAFENLIGGDEAERIKNQNHLLKLIRMAALLGGDENGITVGTFVGYNHEWDLEEGSFEKNLREYRRIFAPVISYAEDLGVTVVYENCPMEGWCSAGFTSTMNNLPSTLAARKLMYELIPSRAHGETYDPSHDVWQFVDPVDVLRHSDMGRIKSVHLKATRMKKDAASIHWGNVFGKQLVAKELADAAGVPLPLNEWDRFSYEPMVPGFGGSDSMDWRSFIDYLMQNNFEGVFSIENEGLNSKGTENDGAIEQGFSACLSFIRPMIWPLASGTGYSYPGQTALTVPSAKKLPLVEIRDLTA
- a CDS encoding Gfo/Idh/MocA family protein — its product is MERLRVAVIGTGFIGPVHAEAVRRNPGLAELTAIAGSSEEAAGEAAARLNVPFYSGDYRDVIAREDVDLVHICTPNYLHYPMAKDCLENGKHVLCEKPLAMTSAEARDLLRLAEAKNLKAAVNYNLRYYPMIQEIKSRNSKSPDGRIFALQGSYLQDWLLHETDYSWRMESKLSGKTRAVADIGTHWMDLAQYVTGLKIEKVLAQFGRMFETRRKSAGGRDHTFDRGGEKKPSDYTSYPVDTEDHAQILLSFEGGVLGNLTVSQVSAGYKNFMEYRQMGRDVSYSWNSEAPNRIKIGHRDQANEILMKDPGLLHSRAASMSAYPGGHQEGYGDTLKFILRDFYSDVLGRSVEGGASDYPTLQDGLAEMLLCEAIIKSAETGEWMEVGV
- a CDS encoding ROK family transcriptional regulator — translated: MIQTQMNHKELITPNTTAQIYNIIRSNGEINRMDITRLSGVSKSTISLQINKLIKLGLIEEKTPPDSSQRKLKLQIRGDLGFVAGVFLGITKLSIIIFNLDLRIECEKVHYFDSISDPEECNRQIIQQLKDLCRDNGIERLWGIGIGFPFPVNFRDGKPDSPPNVPLWHDYPLRRIYEKEFGCPVLIDNDVNVMALGEGHKGCTTEESDFLFVKVGTGIGAGLIVDGKIYRGAKGCAGDIGHIEVDGSNVRCHCGNKGCLEAVAGGKALAARATEIAAKNESPYLKELLTRNQQLSAMDINNGAIAGDLSCIQLIKEAGTVIGSVLAKLVSFFNPSSIVIGGGLSAFGNLFVGAMREAVIRRSLHLATFELNVCISELKDKSGPTGAGTLIIDHIFSSQEFTSTIKRNLRAG